In a genomic window of Occallatibacter riparius:
- a CDS encoding Gfo/Idh/MocA family protein, translated as MNFGVIGYGYWGPNVVRNLATLEGTQVLAIADLDAGARQRAQRAYPAIHVTADAREVLTSTKIDAIAVISPVWTHYELTKAALENGKHVFVEKPFTANTAQGQELVELAEKRNLKIMVDHTFLFTGAVKKISQLIDEGALGKLYYYDSTRVNLGLLQHDVNVLWDLAPHDLSIMDHLIKETPEAVVATGEKHLNDYEDVAYMTLYFPGKTIAHINVNWLSPVKVRMTLIGGERKMVVWNDLVADEKVRVYDRGVQTTTQEGMYKLLVNYRSGDMYAPRIEPAEALTQELKYFVDCITTGTDPINDGRAGLRVVRMLEAATKSLSTRGSLVKL; from the coding sequence GTGAATTTTGGCGTGATCGGTTATGGCTACTGGGGACCGAACGTCGTGAGGAATCTTGCGACGCTGGAGGGGACCCAGGTGTTGGCCATTGCGGACCTGGATGCAGGGGCGCGGCAACGGGCGCAGCGCGCGTATCCGGCGATTCACGTGACGGCGGACGCGCGGGAGGTGCTGACATCGACAAAGATCGATGCGATCGCGGTGATTTCGCCGGTGTGGACGCATTATGAGCTGACGAAGGCGGCGCTCGAAAACGGCAAGCATGTGTTTGTCGAAAAGCCGTTTACGGCTAACACGGCGCAAGGGCAGGAACTGGTGGAATTGGCGGAGAAGCGCAACCTGAAGATCATGGTGGATCACACGTTCCTATTTACGGGGGCGGTGAAGAAGATCAGCCAGTTGATCGATGAGGGGGCGCTGGGGAAGCTGTACTACTACGATTCGACGCGCGTGAACCTGGGGCTGCTGCAGCATGACGTGAATGTGCTGTGGGATTTGGCGCCGCACGATTTGTCGATCATGGATCACCTGATCAAGGAGACGCCCGAGGCCGTCGTTGCCACAGGAGAGAAGCACCTGAACGACTATGAAGACGTGGCGTATATGACGTTGTACTTCCCGGGAAAGACGATTGCGCACATCAACGTGAACTGGCTTTCTCCAGTGAAGGTGCGGATGACGCTGATTGGCGGGGAGAGGAAGATGGTGGTGTGGAACGACCTGGTGGCTGATGAGAAGGTCAGGGTGTACGACCGGGGCGTGCAGACGACGACGCAGGAAGGCATGTATAAGCTGCTGGTGAATTACCGGTCGGGTGATATGTATGCGCCGCGGATTGAACCGGCAGAAGCGCTGACGCAGGAGCTCAAGTATTTTGTGGATTGCATCACAACGGGAACGGATCCGATTAATGACGGGCGGGCCGGGCTGCGGGTGGTGAGGATGCTGGAAGCAGCGACGAAGTCGCTGAGCACACGAGGATCGCTGGTGAAGCTATGA
- a CDS encoding sugar transferase — protein MRSVRVEDSPRRTNPVLEALAGDQRETLGENSFRRMIAVERKRSERSKEPFLLLLVELGDEQEPKDNRKVLERMLEALRLCSRETDVIGWYKEHSAIGVMFTGLVVKDKDLIRSTLLSRVSDLLRNELTFDQFDEVRLSFHFFPDAWDHEKDGDGPTNVTLYPDLMNPPAKKKSLLMMKRAIDVVASGLGLLVLSPVFAAIAILIKLTSKGPVLFKQQRVGQYGKLFTVLKFRSMFVNNDHSVHQEYVTKLIANQAQRHGATGAGDGVYKLTNDRRITPLGEFLRRTSLDELPQIFNVLLGEMSLVGPRPAIPYELAAYQTWHRRRILEAKPGITGLWQVTGRSLVKFDDMVRLDLRYANSWSLWLDLWILVRTPMAVIRGSGAY, from the coding sequence GTGAGATCAGTGCGCGTTGAAGATTCCCCGAGGCGAACGAATCCGGTGCTGGAAGCGCTGGCCGGGGACCAGCGGGAGACGCTTGGGGAGAATTCGTTCCGGCGGATGATTGCCGTGGAGCGGAAACGGAGCGAGCGATCGAAGGAGCCGTTCCTGCTGCTGCTGGTGGAACTGGGCGACGAGCAGGAGCCGAAAGACAACCGGAAGGTGCTGGAACGGATGCTGGAGGCTCTGCGGTTGTGCAGCCGGGAGACCGACGTCATTGGTTGGTACAAGGAGCACAGTGCGATTGGGGTGATGTTCACGGGCCTGGTTGTGAAGGACAAGGACCTGATCCGGTCGACGCTGCTCTCACGCGTGAGCGACCTGCTGAGGAATGAGCTGACGTTCGACCAGTTCGACGAGGTGCGGCTGTCGTTCCATTTCTTTCCAGATGCGTGGGATCACGAGAAGGACGGCGATGGGCCCACGAATGTGACGCTGTATCCGGACCTGATGAATCCGCCGGCGAAAAAGAAGTCGCTGCTGATGATGAAGCGGGCGATCGATGTTGTGGCGAGCGGACTGGGGCTGCTGGTGCTGTCGCCGGTGTTTGCGGCGATTGCGATTTTGATCAAGCTGACGTCGAAGGGGCCGGTGCTCTTCAAGCAGCAGCGCGTGGGTCAGTACGGAAAGCTGTTTACGGTTTTGAAGTTCCGCTCGATGTTTGTGAACAACGATCACAGCGTGCACCAGGAGTATGTGACGAAGCTGATCGCGAACCAGGCGCAGCGGCACGGGGCAACGGGCGCGGGCGATGGGGTGTACAAGCTGACAAACGATCGCCGGATCACGCCGCTGGGAGAGTTTCTGCGGCGGACGAGCCTGGACGAGCTTCCGCAGATTTTCAATGTGTTACTCGGGGAGATGTCGCTGGTGGGACCGCGTCCGGCGATTCCTTACGAATTGGCTGCGTACCAGACATGGCACAGACGGCGGATTCTGGAGGCGAAGCCTGGGATTACCGGCCTGTGGCAGGTGACGGGGCGGAGCCTGGTGAAGTTCGACGATATGGTGCGGCTCGATTTGCGCTACGCAAATTCGTGGTCGCTTTGGCTGGATCTTTGGATTCTGGTGCGCACGCCCATGGCAGTGATTCGAGGTTCGGGCGCCTATTAA